The Petrotoga miotherma DSM 10691 genome has a window encoding:
- the rsmH gene encoding 16S rRNA (cytosine(1402)-N(4))-methyltransferase RsmH: protein MVRKYDDFHKSVMIEEVLAYLITEKNGIYVDCTAGEGGHIKAILEFTDKMARIIGVDVDYEVLEIAEQRLKDLSDNVVLIKSSYKDIDMVLRGLGIDKVDGFLMDLGVSTFQLKGENRGFSFTKDEPLDMRMDNQAKKDAAYIVNNYSQEDLRRIIFEYGEEKRFAYSISKSIIKNRPINTTQELVNAIRKGLPISQVHERRRHFATKTFQALRIEVNEELKNIEETLAKFESFLKVGARAAVITFHSLEDRIVKNFFKNNEKYDFLTPKPILPSQEEIKRNPRSRSAKLRVAEYIGV, encoded by the coding sequence ATAGTAAGAAAATACGATGATTTTCATAAAAGTGTAATGATTGAGGAAGTCTTAGCCTATTTGATAACTGAAAAAAACGGTATTTATGTGGATTGCACCGCTGGTGAAGGTGGACATATAAAAGCTATTTTAGAATTCACTGATAAGATGGCTAGAATAATTGGAGTCGATGTGGATTATGAAGTATTGGAAATCGCAGAACAAAGGTTAAAAGACTTATCGGATAACGTAGTATTGATTAAATCATCTTATAAAGATATAGATATGGTTTTGAGGGGTTTAGGCATTGATAAAGTGGATGGTTTTTTAATGGATTTGGGGGTTTCTACCTTTCAGTTAAAAGGTGAAAACAGAGGGTTTTCTTTTACTAAAGACGAACCGTTAGACATGAGAATGGATAACCAGGCGAAAAAAGATGCAGCGTACATAGTTAATAATTATTCACAAGAAGACCTCAGACGCATCATTTTTGAGTATGGAGAAGAAAAAAGGTTTGCTTACAGTATTTCAAAAAGCATTATAAAAAACAGACCTATAAATACAACACAAGAGCTAGTGAACGCTATAAGAAAAGGACTACCTATCTCCCAAGTTCACGAAAGACGCAGACATTTTGCCACCAAAACTTTTCAAGCTTTGAGAATAGAAGTTAATGAAGAATTAAAAAATATCGAAGAAACCTTAGCTAAATTTGAAAGTTTTTTAAAGGTTGGAGCAAGAGCAGCTGTAATAACCTTTCATTCACTGGAAGATAGGATTGTCAAAAATTTTTTCAAAAATAATGAAAAATATGATTTTCTCACTCCCAAACCTATTTTACCTTCGCAAGAAGAAATTAAACGCAATCCAAGAAGCAGGAGTGCCAAATTGAGAGTGGCTGAGTATATAGGGGTTTAA
- a CDS encoding DNA polymerase III subunit delta, which produces MQKILILGNSTIQKRIRIEEIIKKSPNAEIVTLSPENYVNEDINNLFTMGSIFSTNRIIVITDFNSFKIPYQEKISSLLKHYENTFEGTLILDIQKENKYLKEINFDKKIETMIPPPWKDELWIEMLKDFANKLSKQLNDETAEKIIQFVGKNEDLLYEEIKKLSIYSDMEIISIKDVEDVSTHFSTANYEELCYDLATKKLSNSLIKLQSIVKSSSFFPIALANYLYKYFLDLYAVILNGERKTNYNWSEVMKISKESMVSQQRVASFLGFNFKNDKVKKINIEKLYSPTSIEKIIIYIEELDRSLKTGGEPKVLFPKLFEEICLGDL; this is translated from the coding sequence TTGCAAAAAATATTAATATTGGGAAACTCTACTATACAAAAAAGGATTAGAATTGAAGAAATTATTAAGAAATCCCCAAACGCTGAAATAGTTACCTTATCGCCAGAAAATTATGTAAATGAAGACATCAACAACCTTTTCACTATGGGGAGTATCTTTTCCACAAACAGAATCATAGTAATTACAGATTTCAATTCTTTTAAAATCCCCTATCAAGAAAAGATATCTTCCTTACTGAAACATTATGAAAATACTTTTGAAGGCACACTCATTTTGGATATTCAAAAGGAAAATAAATATCTAAAAGAAATAAATTTTGATAAAAAAATAGAGACAATGATTCCTCCCCCTTGGAAAGATGAACTGTGGATAGAAATGCTTAAAGATTTTGCAAACAAGTTAAGCAAACAATTAAATGATGAAACAGCCGAGAAAATAATACAATTTGTGGGGAAAAATGAGGATTTGTTGTATGAAGAAATTAAAAAACTTTCCATATATTCCGATATGGAAATTATATCTATAAAAGATGTTGAAGATGTTTCTACTCATTTTTCTACAGCGAATTACGAAGAACTTTGCTATGATTTAGCAACAAAGAAATTATCAAATTCCCTAATAAAGCTGCAGTCGATTGTAAAATCTTCCTCATTCTTCCCAATTGCCCTAGCAAATTATTTATATAAATACTTTTTGGATCTGTATGCCGTGATACTAAATGGTGAAAGAAAGACTAATTACAATTGGTCTGAAGTTATGAAAATTAGTAAAGAAAGCATGGTTTCACAACAACGAGTAGCTTCCTTCTTAGGGTTCAATTTTAAAAACGACAAAGTAAAAAAAATTAATATTGAGAAACTCTACTCTCCTACTTCTATAGAAAAAATAATAATATATATAGAAGAATTGGATAGATCCTTAAAAACAGGTGGTGAACCAAAAGTACTCTTCCCAAAATTATTTGAAGAAATATGTTTAGGGGACCTATAA
- the secA gene encoding preprotein translocase subunit SecA produces MLFGLIDKNKSLLKKYSKIANKINELEESVKSLSDTELSGKTLEFKNRLKQGESLDDILPEAFAVVREASRRTVGMRHFDVQLMGGIALHEGKITEMKTGEGKTLVATLPIYLNALTGKNVHLATHNDYLAKRDANWMGPVYEYLGLSVGYIQANMDKEDRKKAYQADITYGTANEFGFDYLRDNLVYENTDKVQRGHYFTIVDEADSILIDEARTPLIISGPSDTPSELYRRFASLAKRFIVEKDYTIDEKQKTLALTEEGISKAEKLLSVDNLYDPSNIKYLFHLLNALKAINFFKRDKDYIVRDGEVVIVDEFTGRLLPGRRYSEGLHQAIEAKEGVKIKEESVTFATITFQNYFRMYEKLSGMTGTAKTEEDEFKAIYNTEVVVIPTNEPVIREDKNDLIFKTQKEKYQSIIDEIEKRNQKGQPVLVGTTSIENSEIISELLKKRGIKHEVLNAKYHEREAEIIAHAGEKNAVTIATNMAGRGTDIKLGEGVKELGGLFVLGTERHESRRIDNQLIGRSGRQGDPGESRFIISFEDDVLRLFGGDRMKNMMTALKIEEGQPIEHKMLSKVIRDAQKKIEGIHFSIRKRLYEFDSVMDKQRSVIYNHRDWILEQGNYDDHIKEIFTDVVERIVESSWDEVEEKYNKSSISEKLKQYLIISDIKGNTREEIEDEIFDLLWKRYQYKKEEFGEDFNKVAKFVMLRIIDEKWRHHLDSIEALKEAVGLRSYGQKDPVMEFKKESYILFDQMVDSIYDEIVNYLMRIAKVVPEKEEREAKRIYASLNFVHNNVSAVDESNDNGRSKSKNVTKPSNKIKKRYKVKR; encoded by the coding sequence ATGCTTTTTGGACTGATAGACAAGAATAAAAGTTTACTTAAAAAATATTCAAAGATCGCAAATAAAATAAATGAATTGGAAGAAAGCGTGAAATCTCTCAGCGACACTGAATTATCTGGTAAGACCTTGGAATTTAAAAACAGGTTAAAACAAGGTGAGAGTTTGGATGATATCTTACCCGAAGCCTTTGCTGTCGTAAGAGAAGCCTCACGAAGAACAGTAGGCATGCGGCATTTCGATGTACAGTTAATGGGAGGCATAGCTTTACATGAGGGTAAGATAACCGAGATGAAAACTGGGGAAGGAAAGACTTTAGTTGCAACCCTTCCAATATATCTAAATGCCTTAACAGGAAAAAATGTTCATCTGGCTACACATAATGATTATCTGGCTAAAAGAGATGCGAATTGGATGGGACCGGTTTATGAGTATCTAGGTTTGAGCGTAGGATACATTCAAGCCAACATGGACAAAGAAGATAGAAAAAAAGCGTATCAAGCTGATATAACTTACGGAACGGCAAATGAGTTTGGATTTGATTATTTAAGGGATAATTTAGTTTACGAAAATACCGACAAAGTTCAAAGAGGCCATTACTTTACAATAGTTGATGAAGCTGACTCCATTTTGATAGATGAAGCAAGGACACCGTTAATCATTTCGGGTCCTTCGGATACTCCCTCCGAACTTTACAGAAGATTTGCCTCTTTGGCGAAGAGATTCATAGTTGAAAAAGATTACACTATAGATGAAAAACAAAAAACTTTGGCATTAACTGAAGAAGGGATAAGCAAAGCGGAAAAACTGTTATCTGTCGATAATTTATACGATCCAAGCAACATTAAGTATTTGTTCCACCTTTTAAACGCCTTAAAGGCGATAAATTTTTTCAAAAGAGATAAAGATTATATCGTTCGTGATGGAGAAGTTGTTATCGTTGATGAATTTACTGGAAGATTATTACCTGGAAGAAGGTATTCGGAAGGATTACACCAGGCTATAGAAGCAAAAGAAGGAGTAAAAATCAAAGAAGAAAGTGTTACTTTTGCGACAATAACTTTCCAAAATTATTTTAGGATGTATGAAAAATTATCAGGCATGACCGGAACTGCAAAAACTGAGGAAGACGAGTTCAAAGCGATCTACAACACGGAAGTTGTTGTTATCCCTACCAACGAACCTGTTATTAGGGAAGATAAAAACGATTTAATTTTTAAAACCCAAAAAGAAAAATATCAATCAATAATTGATGAAATAGAAAAGCGTAACCAAAAAGGTCAACCCGTATTAGTTGGAACTACATCCATTGAAAACAGTGAAATCATAAGTGAACTACTGAAAAAAAGAGGAATAAAGCATGAAGTTTTGAATGCAAAATACCACGAACGGGAAGCAGAAATTATCGCTCATGCAGGAGAAAAAAACGCCGTTACCATAGCCACGAATATGGCGGGTAGAGGTACCGATATTAAATTGGGAGAAGGGGTCAAAGAGCTTGGAGGTCTTTTTGTTTTAGGTACAGAAAGACATGAAAGCAGAAGAATAGACAACCAATTAATAGGAAGATCTGGTAGACAAGGGGATCCTGGTGAATCAAGATTTATTATCTCTTTTGAGGATGATGTATTACGATTGTTCGGTGGGGACAGAATGAAAAACATGATGACCGCCTTAAAAATAGAAGAAGGTCAACCCATTGAACATAAAATGCTCAGTAAAGTTATTCGGGATGCACAAAAGAAAATTGAAGGAATACACTTCTCGATAAGAAAAAGATTGTACGAATTCGACTCTGTAATGGACAAACAAAGATCTGTAATATACAACCATAGGGATTGGATCCTTGAACAAGGCAACTATGATGATCACATAAAAGAAATCTTTACGGATGTTGTGGAAAGAATAGTGGAATCCTCATGGGACGAAGTTGAAGAAAAATACAACAAAAGTAGTATTTCAGAAAAGTTGAAACAATATTTAATAATTTCTGACATAAAGGGGAACACGCGTGAGGAAATAGAGGATGAAATTTTTGATTTACTTTGGAAAAGATATCAATACAAAAAAGAAGAGTTTGGAGAAGATTTTAATAAAGTCGCAAAATTTGTTATGTTAAGAATAATAGATGAAAAATGGAGGCACCATTTAGATTCTATCGAAGCGCTAAAGGAAGCTGTAGGATTAAGATCGTATGGTCAAAAAGACCCTGTTATGGAATTTAAAAAAGAATCGTATATACTTTTTGACCAGATGGTTGACAGTATATATGACGAAATAGTCAATTATTTAATGAGAATAGCAAAAGTAGTTCCAGAAAAAGAAGAAAGGGAAGCAAAAAGAATATACGCCAGCTTGAACTTTGTACATAACAACGTATCAGCGGTTGATGAATCGAACGATAATGGAAGATCTAAAAGTAAAAATGTCACTAAACCATCCAACAAGATTAAAAAAAGGTATAAAGTTAAGAGATAG
- the namA gene encoding NADPH dehydrogenase NamA — translation MRKLFTPFKLKDLEVNNRIMMSPMCMYSAGDDGKPTDWHFVHYGTRAVGGVGLIMQEATAVERRGRITGNDLGLWDDSQIEPLKKMVDFVHSVGGKIGVQLAHAGRKCEVKNEKVVAPSSIKWSDEYPIPSELTKNEIKDIIRAFGTAAARAVKVGYDTTEVHAAHGYLIHEFLSPLSNKRSDEYGGKIENRVRFLRQVLIEVKKNIPDDMPIFMRVSATDFVDGGIDINETIKIVKLVKDFVDVVDCSSGGLLSPRINLYPGYQIIYAETVKRQTGVPTVAVGLITSPEMAEEIIGNERADMVALGRVLLRQPYWPVYAAHELKDEDIIARQYFRGRYT, via the coding sequence ATGAGGAAACTTTTCACTCCATTTAAACTAAAGGACCTTGAAGTTAACAATCGTATCATGATGTCGCCCATGTGCATGTATTCTGCTGGTGATGACGGCAAGCCAACCGACTGGCACTTTGTCCATTATGGTACGAGGGCAGTGGGAGGTGTAGGCCTTATCATGCAAGAGGCTACAGCCGTGGAAAGGCGAGGTAGAATTACTGGCAATGATTTAGGGTTGTGGGATGATAGTCAAATCGAGCCTCTGAAAAAAATGGTAGATTTTGTGCATTCTGTAGGAGGCAAAATCGGTGTTCAGTTAGCCCATGCAGGGAGAAAGTGTGAGGTGAAAAACGAAAAGGTTGTTGCTCCTTCGAGTATTAAGTGGAGTGACGAATATCCCATTCCATCAGAGCTTACTAAAAATGAGATTAAAGATATAATTAGAGCTTTTGGTACTGCGGCGGCAAGAGCCGTTAAAGTTGGATATGACACTACAGAGGTCCACGCAGCTCACGGTTATCTCATTCATGAATTTTTGTCACCACTTTCTAACAAAAGAAGTGATGAATATGGAGGAAAAATAGAAAACAGAGTGAGATTTTTGCGGCAAGTATTAATTGAGGTAAAGAAAAACATACCTGATGATATGCCAATTTTTATGCGTGTATCTGCTACCGATTTTGTAGACGGGGGTATTGACATAAATGAAACAATAAAGATAGTAAAACTTGTGAAAGACTTTGTGGATGTTGTGGATTGCAGTTCGGGTGGTCTCTTATCACCAAGGATAAATTTATATCCTGGCTATCAGATAATTTATGCAGAGACTGTAAAAAGGCAAACAGGAGTACCAACTGTGGCTGTAGGCTTGATAACCAGTCCAGAAATGGCAGAGGAGATAATAGGAAACGAGAGGGCGGATATGGTTGCACTGGGCAGAGTGCTTCTAAGGCAGCCGTACTGGCCTGTATATGCTGCCCATGAGCTTAAGGATGAGGATATTATAGCACGACAATATTTCAGAGGAAGATATACATAA
- a CDS encoding GAF domain-containing sensor histidine kinase, with protein sequence MQKEIEKEFFMETFQEMVDLLQEINWDESEKGFLTKLLKIAIKIIPEAECGSIWLIRGALYEAIVGIGYDEDLIKEMVVPFNESYVSNHMDTDLIEVQNILDYNSPETDLYKISKKLHKETNQMVTLISALKNKDSVIGHIYIDSFHVDSFDDNSKKMLRMFSNLASIFLTLKILRDSEKETVETNSNYLSFISHELRTPLTSIIGFAETILNNEDLKEEEIKNIVKKMLFSAKHMNALLDDISTFNKLNREKRLNLEKLNLKKLLYEVLSMLEPTASPDVEINVNFPVDIPVDIETDETKLNQILVNVIGNAMKYTTEGSIDIRIGYESHTKHFVIEVKDTGSGIPEDKLKDIFRPFFRVSKDKPGSGLGLAIVKKNLEMLKGSIDVKSKLGKGTTFVIKIPQSISSIVDKC encoded by the coding sequence ATGCAAAAAGAAATTGAAAAAGAATTTTTTATGGAAACTTTTCAAGAAATGGTAGATCTTTTACAAGAAATAAATTGGGATGAAAGCGAAAAAGGTTTCCTAACAAAGCTATTAAAAATTGCTATAAAGATCATACCCGAAGCTGAATGTGGTTCTATTTGGCTAATTAGGGGAGCATTATATGAAGCTATAGTTGGAATTGGTTACGATGAAGATTTAATTAAAGAAATGGTTGTTCCTTTCAACGAATCATACGTAAGTAACCATATGGATACAGATTTAATAGAGGTCCAGAATATTTTGGATTACAATTCCCCTGAAACCGATTTGTACAAAATCAGCAAAAAATTGCATAAAGAAACAAACCAAATGGTAACTTTGATTTCCGCTTTAAAAAATAAAGACAGTGTAATCGGGCATATATATATAGACAGCTTCCATGTTGACTCTTTCGATGATAATTCAAAAAAAATGCTTAGAATGTTCAGCAATTTAGCATCTATATTTTTGACTTTGAAAATCTTACGGGATTCAGAAAAAGAAACAGTAGAAACGAATTCTAATTATTTGAGTTTTATTAGTCATGAGTTGAGAACACCTTTGACTTCGATTATAGGATTTGCTGAAACTATATTGAACAATGAAGATTTAAAGGAAGAGGAGATAAAAAATATAGTAAAAAAGATGCTATTTTCTGCTAAGCATATGAACGCACTTTTAGACGATATTTCAACTTTCAACAAATTGAATAGAGAGAAGAGATTGAATTTAGAAAAATTAAATTTAAAAAAGTTGTTGTATGAGGTTTTATCAATGTTAGAGCCCACAGCATCCCCTGATGTTGAAATAAACGTTAATTTTCCCGTTGATATTCCGGTAGATATTGAAACGGATGAAACTAAATTAAATCAGATCCTTGTAAACGTAATAGGGAACGCAATGAAATACACCACAGAAGGTTCAATAGATATCCGTATAGGTTACGAAAGTCATACAAAACATTTTGTAATCGAGGTAAAAGATACAGGGTCTGGGATTCCAGAAGATAAGTTAAAAGACATATTTAGACCATTTTTTAGAGTTTCTAAAGATAAGCCGGGAAGCGGTTTGGGTTTAGCAATTGTAAAAAAGAATCTTGAAATGCTCAAAGGAAGTATAGATGTAAAATCAAAATTAGGTAAAGGGACAACTTTTGTGATAAAAATACCTCAATCCATAAGTAGTATTGTAGATAAGTGTTAA
- the prfB gene encoding peptide chain release factor 2: MIEYETKVKIDELKENFEDLKGIFDIEKAEEKVKELNKKMMDPDFWNDQNRAKKISQMAQNLKDEIDEFKKLENDFEELEIAVELSEDDPSMNVQVETILKVIEKKIGSFRLRMLLSEEYDDANAFISLHPGAGGTESQDWASMLLRMYTRWADKNNYNIETIDFQEGDEAGIKSATIKISGPYVYGKLKYESGVHRLVRISPFDANGRRHTSFASISVMPEFDENVEIEINPDDLKIDTYRSGGAGGQHVNKTDSAVRITHLPTGIVVAVQNERSQHQNKATALKILKAKLYELEHQKKLEEKLKLRGEVKDISWGNQIRSYVLYPYTLVKDLRTEYETSNAQAVLDGEIDEFIEEELLFFAKYK; encoded by the coding sequence ATGATAGAATACGAAACCAAGGTTAAAATAGATGAGTTGAAAGAAAATTTTGAGGATTTAAAAGGGATTTTTGATATAGAAAAAGCAGAAGAAAAAGTTAAAGAACTTAACAAAAAAATGATGGATCCAGACTTTTGGAATGATCAAAACAGGGCCAAAAAAATCTCTCAGATGGCACAAAATTTAAAAGATGAAATAGATGAATTTAAAAAATTGGAAAACGATTTTGAAGAATTAGAAATAGCGGTTGAATTATCAGAGGATGATCCCTCGATGAACGTCCAAGTTGAAACGATTTTAAAAGTAATTGAAAAAAAGATAGGTTCCTTTCGATTAAGAATGCTTTTATCTGAAGAATATGATGACGCAAATGCCTTTATTAGTCTACATCCTGGTGCAGGAGGAACGGAGTCACAGGATTGGGCATCTATGCTATTGAGGATGTACACTCGATGGGCAGATAAAAATAATTATAACATTGAAACGATAGACTTTCAAGAAGGAGACGAGGCTGGAATAAAAAGCGCAACCATAAAAATTTCAGGTCCCTATGTTTACGGTAAATTAAAGTATGAAAGCGGTGTACATCGACTAGTAAGAATATCTCCATTCGACGCCAATGGAAGAAGGCACACTTCTTTTGCTTCGATATCCGTGATGCCAGAATTTGATGAAAATGTTGAGATAGAAATAAATCCAGACGATCTGAAAATAGATACATATAGATCAGGTGGAGCAGGTGGCCAACATGTTAATAAAACCGATTCAGCAGTTAGGATTACTCACTTACCAACAGGTATAGTGGTAGCGGTACAAAACGAGCGTTCACAACATCAAAACAAAGCCACCGCTTTAAAAATCCTAAAGGCAAAACTATATGAGTTAGAACATCAAAAAAAACTAGAAGAAAAATTAAAATTACGTGGTGAAGTAAAGGATATTTCCTGGGGTAATCAGATTAGATCATACGTTTTATATCCATACACTTTAGTTAAAGACCTAAGAACAGAGTATGAAACCTCTAACGCTCAAGCTGTTTTGGATGGGGAAATAGATGAATTCATAGAAGAAGAACTGTTATTCTTTGCGAAATATAAGTAA
- a CDS encoding penicillin-binding transpeptidase domain-containing protein produces the protein MKHKWLIFTFLFLSGYVFLIILTFVYNNSLAQDFNEFSASLENNKYSQLVDSNGNMIVYNQEKYEAWIDLGFMKSQNDFKKNKYLLNQRFSDDEIENIKFLKWGTYDTYEQAYIDLGILNKYSRIYPVTQRVYNELFSLDLLIGKTDKTTYGIEPFLLDNGVLNSQKTTSLSIDLKMQQIAYEELLNTVKKESAEGGVIVIMESKTGKIKSSVSLYPWNIAYMGYIEPGSTLKPLLISTALDEHIINPNDKFYSGYEYYPTGKKNFKVTESQGYGMGEIGLKETLSYSSNIAIAQIMGKVLEEFSNQWLYQKLLTYGFGKKTGIEFKGEVNGVVPYPDDWYEITPFQIALGQGIGITPIQLVSAFNIIPNGGKHVQPTFLEEKEILERQVISEPTAKMVKDWLSYTVIEGTAQKAYKEGLRIGGKTGTAQKAESGIGYVEGSYYSLFVGFYPVVDPIYTAVVVIDNPKEEFYGGEVAAPVLTNIFYRYAKENSTLADQKVFYKDIMPDLIGYPITEAYNVLLNLGIKENNVIITGNGDTVVSQSIPPYKYLNDQEVIQLHTID, from the coding sequence ATGAAACACAAATGGTTAATCTTCACCTTTCTTTTTCTTTCAGGATATGTTTTTCTTATTATCCTTACTTTTGTGTATAATAACTCTCTGGCACAGGACTTTAACGAATTTTCAGCTTCATTAGAAAACAATAAATATTCACAACTTGTGGATTCTAATGGAAATATGATTGTATATAACCAAGAAAAATATGAGGCCTGGATAGATTTAGGTTTTATGAAATCACAAAACGACTTTAAAAAAAACAAATATTTACTGAATCAAAGGTTCAGTGACGACGAAATAGAAAACATAAAATTTTTAAAATGGGGAACTTATGATACTTATGAACAAGCTTATATCGATCTGGGAATTTTAAACAAATACTCTAGAATATACCCTGTCACTCAACGTGTTTACAATGAATTATTTTCTCTTGATTTACTAATTGGAAAAACAGATAAAACCACATATGGAATCGAACCTTTTTTATTAGATAATGGTGTTTTAAATAGTCAAAAAACAACAAGTTTAAGTATAGATTTGAAAATGCAACAAATAGCATATGAAGAACTTCTAAATACTGTAAAAAAAGAATCCGCAGAAGGCGGAGTTATTGTTATTATGGAGAGTAAAACAGGTAAAATTAAATCGAGTGTTTCACTTTATCCATGGAATATTGCTTATATGGGGTATATAGAACCAGGTTCTACACTTAAACCACTATTAATCTCTACAGCGCTCGATGAACATATAATAAATCCTAACGATAAATTTTATTCTGGCTACGAATACTACCCTACAGGTAAAAAAAATTTTAAGGTTACCGAATCTCAAGGTTATGGAATGGGAGAAATCGGGCTCAAAGAAACTCTATCCTATTCCTCAAATATAGCGATAGCACAGATAATGGGAAAAGTACTTGAAGAATTTTCTAATCAATGGCTTTATCAGAAACTTTTAACCTATGGTTTTGGGAAAAAAACAGGGATAGAATTCAAAGGCGAAGTCAACGGAGTAGTCCCTTATCCGGATGATTGGTATGAAATAACCCCTTTTCAGATTGCTTTAGGTCAAGGGATTGGGATTACACCTATACAGTTAGTATCAGCTTTCAACATAATTCCTAACGGTGGAAAGCATGTACAACCAACTTTTTTAGAAGAAAAAGAAATCTTAGAAAGACAAGTTATATCTGAACCTACTGCTAAAATGGTAAAAGATTGGTTGAGTTATACAGTCATAGAAGGAACTGCACAAAAAGCCTATAAGGAAGGTTTAAGAATAGGTGGAAAGACTGGTACAGCCCAAAAGGCGGAAAGTGGCATAGGATACGTTGAAGGTAGCTATTATTCGTTGTTTGTTGGTTTTTATCCTGTTGTTGATCCCATATATACTGCTGTAGTTGTTATCGATAATCCTAAAGAAGAATTTTATGGTGGAGAAGTAGCTGCACCCGTTTTAACTAACATTTTTTATAGATACGCCAAAGAAAATAGCACTCTTGCTGACCAAAAAGTTTTTTATAAAGATATTATGCCAGATTTGATTGGTTATCCTATAACCGAAGCTTACAACGTCCTGTTGAACTTAGGAATAAAAGAAAATAATGTAATAATCACTGGTAATGGGGACACCGTTGTTTCACAATCTATCCCACCATATAAGTATCTAAATGATCAAGAAGTCATTCAACTTCACACAATCGACTGA